The DNA segment CCGCGCGGAACCACGGGTGCTGGTCGGAGACATGGTTGGGCACGATGTCGACGATGGTGCGGATGCCCAGTTCACGGGCCTCGGCGATGAGCTTCTCCGCCTCGGCGAGGGTGCCGAACGCCGGGTCGACGGCGCGGTAGTCGGCGACGTCGTAGCCGCCGTCCTTCATCGGGGAGACGTACCAGGGCGTGAACCACAGGGCGTCCACGCCGAGTCCGGCGAGGTACGGCAGCCGGGCGCGGACGCCCGCGAGGTCGCCGGTGCCGTCGCCGTCGCCGTCCGCGAAGCTGCGGACGTAGACCTGGTAGATGACGGCGGAACGCCACCAGTGCGGGGAGGCGTGACGGGGCTGTGCCACGGTGCGGCCCTTTCTGTCGGAAGGAGGAGGACGTCCTGGGGACATCAGCCCTTGCTGCTGCCCGCGCCGATCCCGGCGATGATGTGCCGCTGGAAGACCAGGAACATGGCGACCATGGGGATGCTGGCGATCACCATGGAGGCGATGAGCACGGTCAGCGGGATGTTCTGCGACAGCTGGACGAGTGCGACGCTGATCGGCTGCTTGTCGGTGTCGGAGAAGACCATCAGCGGCCAGAGGAAGTCCTGCCAGACGGCCACCAGAGCGAAGATCGAGACGACGCCCAGTACCGGCCGGGACATCGGCAGCACGATGGACCACAGGGTGCGCAGCTTCCCGGCGCCGTCGATCTCCGCGGCCTCCAGGACATCGCGCGGGAGCTGGTCGAAGAACCGCTTCAGCAGGTAGAGGTTGAAGGCGTTGGCGACGGCCGGCAGCCAGATGGCCAAGGGGTCGTTGAGCAGGCCGAGGTCCGCCACGGTCAGGTATTTCGGCACGACCAGGGCCTGGGCCGGGACCATCAGCGTGGCGAGGATGCCACCGAGGACCACCTTGCCGAAGACCGGCCGCAGCTTGGACAGCGCATAGGCGGCGGCCGTGCAGAACACCAGCTGGAACACCCAGGCACCGGCGGCCTGGACCACCGTGTTCCACAGATGGGTCGGCAGCTGCATGAGGTCCCAGGCGTCCGTGTATCCGCTGAGGTGCCACTGCTCGGGGACGACGGTGGGCGGCGTGCGCGCCACCTCGTCCGGTGACTTCATCGCGCTCGTCGCCATCCAGTAGACCGGGAACAGGAAGGCCAGCGCGAACAACAGCACGGTGCCGGTGAAGACGGACCAGTAGACGGCCCTGCCGCGCGGACGGGCCAGGGTCGCCGGGGAGACGAGGGTCCGGGTGGTCATGCGCCCTCCCCTTCGGTGCGCGTCAGACGCAGGTACACGGCGGAGAAGGCGCCGAGGAGCGCGAGGAGCAGGACGCTCAGCGCGCAGGCGCCGCCGAAGTCGTTGTAGAGGAAGGCGTACTTGTAGATCAGGTAGAGGACGGTCACCGTGGCGTTCTCGGGACCGCCGCCCGTGATCACGAACGGTTCGGTGAAGACCTGCATCGTGGCGATGATCTGAAGGAGCATCAGCATCAGGATGACGAAGCGGGTCTGCGGGATCGTGACGTGGCGGATGCGCTGCAGCAGGCTCGCGCCGTCGAGCTCGGCCGCCTCGTACAGCTCCCCCGGGATGGACTGGAGCGCCGCCAGGTAGATCAGCACGGTGCCGCCCAGGTTGGCCCAGGTGGCCACGATCACCAGGGAGACGAGCGCGGTGTCGGCGCCGTTGGACCAGTTCGAGGTGGGCAGATGCAGGAAGCGCAGCGTCTCGTTGGCGAGGCCGGTGCCGGGGTCGTAGAACCACTTCCACAGCAGGGCGCTGACCACCGGCGGGATCATCACCGGCAGATAGACCACGACCCGGAAGAACGCCTTGGCGTGCCGCAACTCGTTGAGCACCAGGGCGAGTACGAAGGGGACCGCGAAGCCGAGCAGCAGGGCGAGCAGCGTGAAGGTGAGGGTGTTGCGCCAGGCCGCGGCGAACTCCGGGTCGGCGAAGACGCGGGTGAAGTTGGCGGTGCCGACCCACTCGGGGTCGCTGCCCGGCGTGTACTTCTGGAAGGCGATCACGACGGCCCGGATCGCCGGGTACCAGGAGAACAGGGCGAAGCAGACCAGGCCGCCGAGGAGGAAGCCGTACGCACGCACCTGATCGGCGAGGCGGCGGCGCCTCCGGTCCCCTGCCGGGGGCGGCGCCTGCATCGGCCGGACCGCGACCTTCTCGACGGTCCGGCGCTGAGCCGTCCTGGTCATGGCCCGTCAGCCTCGCGCCAGAATGCCGTCGATCTTGCCTGAGGCGTCCTTCAGGGACTGGTCGATGTCGGCGTCCTTCTTGGTGAGGACTGCCGAGACGACGCCGTCGAGGACGGAGTAGATCTGCTGGGCGCTGGGCGGCTCGATCTTCATGTCGAGGCTCTGGTTACCGTCGAGGAACGCCTGGTAGTTCTCCACCGGTACGTTCGCGTTGGCCTCCTTGACCTGCTGGTCCTTGGCGTCGGCGGCACCGGAGAACAGACGGGGTTCGGGCAGTCCGACGGGGGCGTCGTTCTTCTTGGCGCGGGCGTAGTCGCCGAGGAAGCCGTCTCCGGGGGTGAGGAACATGTGGTCCAGCCACTTCAGTCCGGCG comes from the Streptomyces sp. NBC_00443 genome and includes:
- a CDS encoding carbohydrate ABC transporter permease, translating into MTTRTLVSPATLARPRGRAVYWSVFTGTVLLFALAFLFPVYWMATSAMKSPDEVARTPPTVVPEQWHLSGYTDAWDLMQLPTHLWNTVVQAAGAWVFQLVFCTAAAYALSKLRPVFGKVVLGGILATLMVPAQALVVPKYLTVADLGLLNDPLAIWLPAVANAFNLYLLKRFFDQLPRDVLEAAEIDGAGKLRTLWSIVLPMSRPVLGVVSIFALVAVWQDFLWPLMVFSDTDKQPISVALVQLSQNIPLTVLIASMVIASIPMVAMFLVFQRHIIAGIGAGSSKG
- a CDS encoding carbohydrate ABC transporter permease, encoding MTRTAQRRTVEKVAVRPMQAPPPAGDRRRRRLADQVRAYGFLLGGLVCFALFSWYPAIRAVVIAFQKYTPGSDPEWVGTANFTRVFADPEFAAAWRNTLTFTLLALLLGFAVPFVLALVLNELRHAKAFFRVVVYLPVMIPPVVSALLWKWFYDPGTGLANETLRFLHLPTSNWSNGADTALVSLVIVATWANLGGTVLIYLAALQSIPGELYEAAELDGASLLQRIRHVTIPQTRFVILMLMLLQIIATMQVFTEPFVITGGGPENATVTVLYLIYKYAFLYNDFGGACALSVLLLALLGAFSAVYLRLTRTEGEGA